Proteins encoded by one window of Halosolutus gelatinilyticus:
- a CDS encoding ABC transporter ATP-binding protein, with amino-acid sequence MVEGHVTISDLEKVYESGDERTTAIKDLSLEIPSGEFLSVVGPSGCGKSTLLYLIAGFLEESTGTISVDGQSIDGPGTDRGVVFQDYALFPWRTVMGNVTYGLEQKDIDKAERQETAQRFIDMMDLAGFEEKYPKELSGGMKQRVALARTLAYDPKILLMDEPFGALDQPLRESLQDHLLDIWRNLEKTVIFITHDVEEAVYLSERVMIMTRHPGTKKTTTEIDIDRNQSREEIVMSGEYTATKNEVWQSLREETKPEAQL; translated from the coding sequence ATGGTCGAAGGACACGTTACGATATCGGATCTCGAGAAGGTGTACGAATCAGGTGACGAACGCACGACGGCAATCAAAGACCTCTCGCTCGAGATCCCGAGCGGAGAGTTCCTCAGCGTCGTAGGGCCGAGCGGATGCGGGAAGAGCACGCTGCTGTACCTGATCGCCGGCTTTCTCGAGGAGAGCACCGGCACGATCAGTGTCGACGGACAGTCGATCGACGGTCCGGGGACCGATCGCGGAGTCGTCTTTCAGGACTACGCCCTCTTCCCGTGGCGGACAGTTATGGGCAACGTTACCTATGGACTCGAACAGAAGGACATCGACAAGGCCGAACGACAAGAGACTGCACAGCGGTTTATCGATATGATGGACCTCGCCGGGTTCGAAGAGAAGTATCCGAAGGAACTCTCGGGAGGGATGAAACAGCGCGTCGCGCTCGCACGGACGCTGGCGTACGATCCAAAGATCCTGTTGATGGACGAACCGTTCGGAGCACTTGACCAGCCGCTCCGCGAGTCGCTGCAGGATCACCTCCTCGATATCTGGCGCAACCTCGAGAAGACGGTGATCTTCATCACTCACGACGTAGAGGAGGCGGTCTACCTCTCCGAGCGGGTGATGATCATGACCCGCCACCCCGGAACGAAGAAGACGACTACTGAAATCGACATCGACCGGAACCAGAGTCGCGAGGAAATAGTCATGTCTGGAGAATACACTGCCACCAAAAACGAAGTGTGGCAGTCGCTCAGAGAGGAAACAAAACCGGAAGCCCAGCTGTAA
- a CDS encoding thiamine pyrophosphate-dependent dehydrogenase E1 component subunit alpha produces MDNSPQSISSTPIDVAVDSVSQSDVEIETHRVIHPDGSIVADRVPDLDDDEFRDLYRWMLLQRVYDDRATKLQRRGRLGTIASGRGQEASIAGSGYALSRDDWVFPYGREASMLVMHGLSMRDLLLYWRGVEDAARTEGANIFPLSISVGSHVPMAAGKAWGMQLADEDSITFANLGDGATSTGAFHEGMNFAGVLGVPAVFFCLNNQYAISLPFDDQTNAKTVAQKALGYGIEGIRVDGNDVLAVYNAVSTARQRALNGDPVLVEAVTYRRGAHTTSDDPTRYRSDEEVEEWKERDPLNRYQTFLEETDRWDAIDEDAIREEVEREFSEAVDAADAFEERGIEDIFAYLYAELPPELEHQLEEFRELLEERPEMYEYIEQRPKG; encoded by the coding sequence ATGGATAACAGTCCACAGTCCATCTCCTCTACGCCGATAGACGTCGCTGTCGACTCGGTCTCACAGAGCGACGTGGAGATCGAAACGCACCGCGTGATACATCCCGATGGGTCGATCGTCGCCGATCGCGTACCGGACCTCGACGACGACGAGTTCCGCGACCTCTACCGCTGGATGCTCCTGCAACGAGTCTACGATGACCGGGCGACGAAGCTCCAACGACGCGGGCGGCTCGGAACCATCGCATCCGGCCGCGGACAGGAAGCCAGTATCGCCGGTAGCGGATACGCGCTCTCGAGAGACGACTGGGTATTCCCCTACGGTCGGGAGGCCAGTATGCTGGTAATGCACGGGCTCTCGATGCGGGACCTGCTGCTGTACTGGCGCGGCGTCGAAGACGCGGCGAGAACGGAAGGGGCTAACATTTTCCCGCTATCCATCTCGGTCGGGTCGCACGTCCCCATGGCCGCCGGCAAGGCGTGGGGAATGCAACTCGCGGACGAGGACAGCATCACCTTCGCGAACCTCGGCGACGGTGCGACGTCGACCGGTGCGTTCCACGAGGGGATGAACTTCGCCGGCGTCCTCGGCGTCCCGGCGGTGTTCTTTTGTCTGAACAATCAGTACGCTATCTCGCTCCCGTTCGACGATCAGACGAACGCCAAGACGGTCGCGCAGAAGGCGTTGGGCTACGGTATCGAGGGCATCCGCGTCGACGGGAACGACGTGCTTGCGGTCTACAACGCGGTCTCGACCGCTCGCCAACGGGCGCTCAACGGTGATCCTGTCCTCGTCGAAGCTGTTACCTACCGGCGCGGCGCGCACACGACCAGCGATGATCCGACGCGGTATCGCTCCGACGAGGAAGTCGAGGAGTGGAAAGAGCGAGATCCGTTGAATCGGTACCAGACCTTCCTCGAGGAGACCGACCGATGGGATGCGATCGACGAGGACGCGATTCGCGAGGAGGTCGAGCGGGAGTTCTCTGAGGCGGTCGACGCCGCCGACGCGTTCGAGGAACGGGGTATCGAAGATATCTTCGCATATCTTTACGCGGAGTTGCCACCGGAACTGGAACACCAGCTCGAGGAGTTCCGCGAACTCTTGGAGGAGCGACCGGAGATGTACGAGTACATCGAACAGCGACCGAAGGGGTAA
- a CDS encoding ABC transporter permease — protein sequence MGRTEAGTMDVRSAALDRTTLVDAAKATYSLAIILVLWEIVTQLGFVHYYFLPPLSDILLRFAEMTVDGTMIHNGYLTIRRALIGLLLACGAGITVGVLSARSRIMGWFWDPIIEVGYPVPVIALVPVFLFWFGTGDLPKIALVTLGCFWPVALNARNATRNVDENLVWSARMMGTSDRHLLRKVIVPAAAPGIISGVQIALPISLIITFVFEMVAGGGGLGHIEIQGVRSFDSAQVYATLIAIMIIGFVLDRGLRTARSRLLAWT from the coding sequence GTGGGCCGAACGGAGGCTGGTACGATGGACGTGAGGTCCGCCGCGCTCGACCGAACAACCCTCGTCGACGCCGCGAAGGCGACCTACTCGCTGGCTATCATACTTGTCCTATGGGAGATCGTGACGCAGTTGGGATTCGTGCATTACTACTTCCTCCCGCCGCTCTCGGATATCCTGCTCAGATTCGCCGAGATGACGGTTGACGGTACGATGATTCACAACGGATACCTCACGATCCGCCGAGCGCTGATCGGACTGCTCCTTGCTTGCGGTGCAGGAATCACAGTCGGTGTTCTGAGCGCTCGCAGTCGCATCATGGGATGGTTCTGGGATCCGATCATCGAGGTCGGATATCCAGTGCCGGTGATTGCGCTCGTCCCGGTATTCCTGTTCTGGTTCGGAACCGGTGATCTCCCCAAGATCGCCCTCGTCACACTGGGTTGCTTCTGGCCTGTGGCGCTCAATGCACGCAACGCGACTCGAAACGTCGACGAGAACCTCGTCTGGTCTGCGCGGATGATGGGAACGTCCGATCGACACTTGCTTCGCAAAGTCATCGTTCCAGCCGCAGCACCAGGAATCATCTCCGGGGTACAGATCGCGCTGCCGATCTCGCTGATCATCACGTTCGTCTTCGAGATGGTCGCCGGCGGCGGCGGTCTCGGTCACATCGAGATCCAAGGTGTTCGGTCGTTCGACTCGGCCCAAGTGTACGCAACCCTGATCGCGATAATGATTATTGGCTTCGTCCTCGATCGCGGACTTCGTACCGCGCGCTCGAGACTGCTTGCGTGGACCTGA
- a CDS encoding alpha-ketoacid dehydrogenase subunit beta has protein sequence MNATIIQAVNDAMHEEMANDDRTLVFGQDVAESGGVFRATEGLKDEFGAERVLDTPLSEIAIVGSAIGLATHGFRPIAEIQFSGFLPPAFDQLVTNASRIRWRTRGELTAPMVVRTPYGAGVRALEHHSESLEGAYSHVPGLKVAIPSTPHDAKGMLISAIRDPDPVLFMEPKRVYRSLREDVPEGTYTEPLGEAAIRREGEAVTVISWGAMMHNTLEAVENLGVDADVIDLRSISPLDRETILESIRKTGRCVVVHEAAKTGGFGGEIIATINDEALMFLEAPVNRVTGFDAPVPLLSMEDYYLPHPPRIEEAIAETVSY, from the coding sequence ATGAACGCGACGATCATTCAGGCGGTCAATGACGCGATGCACGAGGAGATGGCCAATGATGACCGGACGCTGGTCTTCGGACAGGACGTCGCCGAATCCGGCGGCGTCTTCCGCGCGACCGAGGGGCTCAAAGACGAGTTCGGCGCCGAACGCGTCCTCGACACCCCGCTATCGGAGATCGCTATCGTCGGCTCAGCGATCGGCCTTGCAACTCACGGCTTCCGGCCGATCGCGGAAATCCAGTTCTCGGGATTTCTCCCGCCGGCCTTTGACCAGTTAGTGACGAACGCCAGTCGGATCCGCTGGCGTACCCGTGGCGAACTCACGGCACCGATGGTCGTCCGTACCCCGTACGGGGCCGGGGTCCGCGCACTCGAACACCACTCCGAGAGCCTCGAGGGCGCCTACAGCCACGTCCCCGGTCTCAAGGTCGCGATCCCGTCGACCCCCCATGACGCCAAGGGGATGCTCATCAGCGCAATTCGCGATCCCGATCCTGTACTGTTCATGGAGCCCAAACGCGTCTATCGCTCGCTGCGCGAGGATGTTCCCGAAGGGACCTACACTGAGCCGCTAGGAGAGGCGGCCATCCGACGGGAGGGCGAAGCGGTCACGGTCATCTCGTGGGGCGCAATGATGCACAACACGCTCGAGGCCGTCGAGAATCTCGGCGTCGACGCCGATGTGATCGATCTGCGGTCAATTTCGCCGCTCGACCGCGAGACGATCCTCGAGTCGATCCGCAAGACCGGCCGCTGCGTCGTCGTTCACGAGGCGGCCAAAACCGGCGGGTTCGGTGGTGAGATCATTGCGACGATCAACGACGAGGCGCTGATGTTCCTCGAGGCTCCGGTCAACCGCGTGACCGGCTTCGACGCCCCGGTCCCGCTGCTCTCGATGGAAGACTATTACCTCCCGCATCCGCCGCGGATCGAGGAAGCGATCGCGGAGACCGTCTCCTACTGA
- a CDS encoding ABC transporter permease, whose amino-acid sequence MSYADFRLEGLEETFPEPVRRVVLFVFEWVPIAVLVGLWSVMSGTVVDERILPSPSDVGYATWNILTTGQVLPHLQVSLYRIGVGLGLSIIVGVLLGVGMARSRSVENVFEVFLALIYPIPKSALVPLAILWLGVGTETAILIVFLASLLPIVLNSYNAAQNVDRNLIWSAQMMGMESWKIPLKIVIPTAFPSILTGIRQAIPISFIALVSAELIASNEGVGYEILRYSEIGAYTEMFAVLVVISLTAFFAVRGYEWAERRLVRWT is encoded by the coding sequence ATGTCATACGCCGATTTCCGATTAGAGGGCTTGGAGGAAACGTTCCCGGAGCCGGTCCGGCGAGTCGTGCTGTTCGTCTTCGAGTGGGTCCCGATTGCGGTTCTCGTAGGGCTATGGTCGGTCATGAGCGGCACCGTCGTCGACGAACGAATTCTCCCGTCGCCGTCCGATGTGGGCTATGCCACGTGGAATATTCTGACGACCGGCCAAGTACTACCGCATCTCCAGGTATCGCTCTATCGAATCGGCGTCGGACTCGGACTAAGCATCATCGTCGGGGTGCTCCTCGGTGTCGGAATGGCGCGATCACGGTCCGTTGAGAACGTCTTCGAAGTGTTCTTGGCGCTGATCTATCCCATTCCGAAGTCAGCGCTGGTACCGCTGGCGATCCTCTGGCTTGGCGTCGGCACTGAGACGGCGATCCTAATCGTATTCTTAGCCAGTCTCCTCCCGATCGTGCTCAACAGCTACAACGCCGCGCAGAACGTCGATCGGAACCTCATTTGGTCGGCCCAGATGATGGGGATGGAATCGTGGAAGATCCCCCTGAAAATCGTGATTCCGACGGCGTTTCCGAGCATCTTGACTGGGATCCGGCAGGCGATTCCGATTTCCTTCATCGCACTGGTGAGCGCTGAACTCATCGCATCAAACGAAGGAGTCGGCTACGAGATCCTCAGGTACAGCGAGATTGGGGCCTACACGGAGATGTTCGCCGTTCTCGTCGTCATCTCGCTGACCGCATTCTTCGCCGTCCGCGGCTACGAGTGGGCCGAACGGAGGCTGGTACGATGGACGTGA
- a CDS encoding ABC transporter substrate-binding protein: MLSSSRRRFLKAGTIATAAGLTGLAGCLGGDSNNTLRFNYVVPIENFGSLLDIPEIQDEMDSLGETYELEVSHDASTPDTVNAMAADQADMGMVTIASFGNAIVSDAVPGGITAIATDFWDAHPDHFAVPVYSLPDSDITGPEDLEGATLAVNALGTGIHAVYQKMLTEVGLDPEEDVEFVEQSFPTFISGLEDDIFDAAIFPALFAVTARNNDFTQVFTSRDAFGEELHPYPFTFTAASGTALDEKENEIQAWVEDFQGVFEYVQENRDEVVSIAAEHFELPEDQVDEFFMTEYGYYRDFENDTDAIQGIMDELYELDILEDQFDAEAHATNEYLS; the protein is encoded by the coding sequence ATGCTATCGAGTAGCAGGCGGAGATTCCTCAAAGCGGGTACTATAGCGACGGCCGCCGGTCTCACTGGGTTAGCAGGGTGTCTGGGCGGGGATTCCAACAACACGCTCCGATTCAACTACGTTGTCCCAATCGAGAACTTCGGATCGCTACTGGATATCCCGGAGATTCAAGACGAGATGGATAGCCTCGGGGAAACGTATGAACTCGAGGTTTCGCACGACGCTAGTACGCCCGACACGGTAAACGCGATGGCGGCCGATCAAGCTGACATGGGCATGGTCACCATCGCGAGTTTCGGCAACGCGATCGTTTCCGATGCCGTCCCCGGCGGCATCACGGCGATCGCCACCGACTTCTGGGATGCTCATCCGGACCATTTCGCGGTTCCAGTTTATTCGCTTCCCGACTCGGACATCACCGGTCCGGAAGACCTCGAAGGGGCGACGTTGGCCGTCAATGCGCTCGGAACGGGGATCCACGCCGTGTACCAGAAGATGTTGACCGAAGTCGGCCTCGATCCCGAAGAGGACGTGGAATTCGTCGAGCAGAGTTTCCCCACCTTCATCAGCGGGCTCGAGGACGACATCTTCGATGCGGCGATCTTCCCCGCGCTGTTCGCCGTAACGGCACGGAATAACGACTTTACGCAGGTGTTCACGTCTCGAGACGCATTTGGGGAGGAACTTCATCCGTATCCCTTTACGTTCACAGCGGCGTCCGGTACCGCGCTCGACGAGAAGGAAAACGAAATTCAAGCGTGGGTAGAGGATTTTCAAGGCGTATTCGAATACGTACAGGAGAACCGCGACGAGGTCGTCTCGATCGCCGCGGAACACTTCGAGCTCCCCGAAGATCAGGTGGACGAGTTCTTCATGACGGAGTATGGGTACTATCGAGACTTCGAAAACGATACCGATGCAATTCAGGGAATCATGGACGAACTGTACGAGTTGGACATTCTCGAGGATCAGTTTGACGCCGAAGCGCACGCGACCAACGAGTACCTCTCGTGA